From the Streptomonospora nanhaiensis genome, the window GCGGACGCGTGGCTCCCCCTCCCCCGGCGAACGGCGAACCCTGGCTCCGCCCCGCACCGCACCGCCGCTCGCCGGTCCGCCGCGGCCGGACGCCCTGGGTGCCCGGCCTCGGCGGTCGTGTTGCTCGTGTGACGGCCCGGCCCGCTACTGCTGGCCGGGGAGGCGGACCTGGGTGAGGGTGGTCGTGGGGCGGGACTCCGTCGTGAAGCGGGTGGGGCGGAAGTCCGCCAGGGCCGGGACCTCCGTGGCGGTGTGGACCTCCTCGGTGACCCACTCGGCCAGGGCGGGGGCCAGGGTGATGCCGCTGTGGGTGGCCACCACGTACAGGCGGCGGTGGGTGTCGGCGTCGGCGAAGCCGCAGACCGTCAGGCCGTCGGCCGGCAGGGCCCGGCGGCCCACGCGGACCTCCGCGACCCGGGCGTGCTCGCCGCCCGTCATGACCTCCGCCAGGCGGGCGGTCAGCTCGCGGGCCACCGGGGAGTCGGGACCCAGGGGCGGGGCGGCGGGGTCGGCCTGGGCGTCGAGGTCGAGGCCCTGGAGGACCAGGCGGCCGCCGCCCTCGGGGCGGGCGTTGAGGCGCGAGGTGGTCAGCACCCGCTCCAGCCGCACCGGCGCCGGCTCGGTGTAGGCGAGGTAGCCGACGGTGGCCGAGCCCACGCCCTCCGGGTCGGCCATCGGAATCGTGATCCCGGCCGTGGCCGCCAGCTCCTCGGTCCAGCGGCCCACCGCGCTGATCACGGCGTCCGCGGTCTCCACCGTGCCGTCGGCCAGGGTGACGCGGGCGCCCTCGGCGTCCGCCGCCACCGCGCGCACCGGCGCCGGGCAGACCAGCCGCACCCCCCGGGCCAGGGCGTCGGTGAGCAGCCGGGCGAGGTACTCCCCCGGCAGCACGTAGCCCTCGTCGGGGAACAGCACCGCCCCCGTCACGCTGTCGGGAATGCGCGCCCCCGGCTCCAGGGTCCGCGCGTCGTCGGCGCCGATCCACTCGGCGGCGTATCCCCGGTCGCGCAGCCGCTCGACCGACGCCTTCAGCGCCGCCTCGTGCTCGGGGGTCGAGGCCCACTCCAGGTTGCCGGTGGGGTGGAACCAGCGCGGCCCGTCGGCGAGTTCGGCGTGCAGGGCGTGGTGGGCGCGCACGCCCGCCAGGTTCAGGTCGTGGTAGGACAGCGGCTCCTTGGCGTGGGAGTTGACCCAGGCGAAGCTGGTGGAACTGGTGCCCGCGCCGGGCCGGACCGCCTCGTAGACGGTCACGTCGTCGCCGCGCCCGGCCAGTTCGCGGGCGATGGACAGCCCGACCACCCCGGCTCCGATGATGGCGATCCGCACGTTGGTTCCTCTCCTGTGGTGATCTTGGTGATCTCTTTGGCGATCTCTTTGGCGATGGCTTGGGGGATGGCGTGGGTGATGGCCTGACGGTGAGGGCGGGGCCGCGGCCAACCCGCGGTCCCCGCCCTCACCGTGTCAGGCGGTGGGCGCCGGGGTGCGGTCGCCGCCGCCCACCCCGCGCCGGACGGCCACGGCGACCAGCATCCCGGCCAGCGAGACCGCGATTCCGTAGACCGCGTAGGGCACCTCGGTGCCGGCGATGTGGGCGGCGGCGCAGCCCACCAGGCCGCTGCCCATCGCGGTCAGGGCGATGCCCGGCGTCAGCCGCACCCGGTTGCGCAGCGCGAAGCCGACGAAGATCGGCACCGCCAGCGTCGCCGCGGAGTAGGCGTAGGTGGCCACCAGCCAGTCCAGCGCGCGGGGGAACGCGATCGCCAGCAGCGCGGCCGTCACCGTCACCCCCACCGTGATGAGCTGGGACATCCGCACCAGCTCCCGCTCGGGCCGGTCGCCGCCGCGGATGCCCTGGTAGAGGTCGCGCACCAGGTTGGTCGTGACCGAGTGCAGCGCGCTGGAGGTCGTGGACACGATGGTGGCCACCAGGAACCCGGCGAAGACCGCCATCACCCACAGCGGGAGCCGGCCGATGAACCAGCCCGCGGCCAGCTCGCGCTCGGCCACGCTGAAGTCGGCGCCCATCGCGCGCACCGCCAGCCCCAGCACGCCGGCGTAGACCCCGGCGATCAGCATCATCAGTCCGCTGACGACCAGGCTGCGGCGCACGTTGGACATGTCCTTGGTGGCGAAGATCCGCTGGTAGTAGAGCTGGTTGGTCAGCGTCCCGGGCACGATCGCGAAGACCCAGAGCAGGATGGTGGGCCAGCCCACGAGCGTGATGGACGACGGCGACCACAGCTCCTCGGGCACCCGCGTGGTGATGGCGTCCACCCCGCCCGCGGCGTAGATGGCGTAGCCGACCACGAACACGGTCACGACGAGCATGAACACGCCGAAGATGTAGTCCGACCAGGCCACCGACAGCAGCCCGCCCGGCAGCACGAACAGCAGCGACGCCACCGCCATCACGGCGATCAGGATCGGCAGCGAGAGCCCGGTGAGCTGCGAGAACAGCCGCGCGAACGCCACGAACTGGGTGGCCAGCCAGCCGAACGGCACCACGATGCTGCACAGCGCCGCGATCGCGACGACCTTGGTGTCGCGGCCGAACAGCCGGCTGAGCACCTGCGGCACGGTGTCGAACTCCTGGCTGCGCAGCCACTTGGCCAGCAGCACCAGCAGCAGGAACCCGACCGTGCAGGCCAGTTCGTACACCAGCACCGACCAGCCCCAGGCGTAGCCGATGCCGACGTGGGCGACGAGCACGCCGCCGCCCGAGGCGGTGGCGAACTGGCTGAACACGACCACGCGCAGCGGCAGCGAGCGCCCGCCGACGATCCAGTCGTCGGAGGTGGCGGCGCGGCGGCCGTAGTAGAAGGCGATCAGGGCGCCGGCGCCCATCACGAGCAGGGCCGAGGTGATGACCACGGCGGTGGAGACAGCGGATTCAGGCATGGTTTCATCCCCGTTTCGGGCATGCCGGGGGGCCGGGGTGCCGGGTGCGGCCGCCGCGCCGGGGGTCTCCCGGTGCGCTTGCCGGCCCGGCCGGTCCTCGATCGCGAGGTCGGCGATGACCTCTCCGAACAGCGGGGAGAGCTTGAAGCCGTGCGCGGAGAAGCCGGTGGCCAGCACCGCGCCGGGGCTTCCGGGCAGGGGGCCCAGCAGCGCGTGGCCGTCGGGGCTGAACAGGTCGGCGTAGACGGCGGTGCGGCTGGGGTCGGGGTGCAGCGCCGGCAGGTGCCGGCGCACGGTCTCCCGCGCAGTGGCGACCACCCCCGGCGCCGCGCGCGGCGGCAGCTCGCCGGGGTGGGCGACGGCGGGCCGGGGCGCGCTGTGCGGGCTGACCTTGACCGATACCCCGTCCATGACGGGGAAGCAGGAGTAGCCGTACTCCCCGACCCGGATGACGACCGGGTTGGGTCCGGGGACCAGGGCACCGGGATCACGGGCGGGGAACCAGCACATCGGGATCTGCCGGGCCTCCAGCCCCGCCGCCGCCAGGCCCGCCGACTCCAGCAGGCCGCGGGCGAAGGTGCCCGGGGCGGCGCTCCACGGGCCCAGGGCCAGGACCAGGCGGTCGAGGTCGTGGCGGCGGCCGCCGGCGGCCACGCTCCACCCCGACCCGTGCGGCTCGACCGCCTCCACCCCGGTGTAGCGGTGGACGCGGGCGCCCAGCTCCTCGGCCCGCAGCGCCGCCGCCGCAAGGGCGGCGTCGGGCCGGACCACCCCGGCCCGGGGGTCGAGTACGGCGGTCTCGTCCGGGCCCACGGGGTGCTGCGGGTAGCGCTCGGCCGCCTCCTCGGACGTGAGGACGCGGTGGGCCAGCCCGTACTCGCGGGCGCCCTCGACGATCTCGCGCATGCGGGGGTCGTCCGCCGGCCCGATGGACAGCCCGCCGCACAGGTCGAGCAGCCGCCGCCCGGTGCGGTCCTCCAGTTCGCGCCACAGCCCCTCGGCGCGCTGGAGCAGCGGGATGTAGCGCCGCCCCTCCATGTAGGCGGTGCGGAAGATGCGGGACTCGCCTCCGGCGGCGCCCCGGTCGTGCCCGGGGGCGTCGAGGTCGAACGCGACGACCTCGGCGCCGCGCTCGGCCGCGCGCCAGGCCGCCATGGTGCCGATGGTTCCGGTGCCGACGATGCCGATGCGGGGGCGGGTCATAGCGACTCCTCTGCGGGGGGAGGGACCGGTGCGAGGGACTGCTCGATGTAGAAGGGGCTCTGGTCGGGCAGCAGGTGGGACTGGAAGACCTCGGCGAGGCCGCCGTCGGCCAGCCAGATGTTGCGGCGCAGCCGGAAGACGGGCCGCCCGGCGGCGGTGCGCAGCGGTTCGGCCTCGGACTCGGGCAGCGCCACCGGCTCCACGTACAGCCGCGAGCGGTGGATCGGCACGCCCGTGGCGCGGAAGTAGGCGACGGTGGTGAGGTCCTCCAGCGGCTCCTCCAGCAGGCGCGGCACCAGCGCGAAGGGGATGACGGCCCGCTCGGTGGCGATGGGGTTCTCGGCGGCGTCGAGCTTGACGCGGCGCAGCAGCACGACGGGGGTGTCCGGGGCGAACCCGGCGGCCGGCCCGGCCCCGGCGGGGCCGGCGGAGGCGCCGGCGTCCGCGGCGGCCACGACGCGGGCCTCGGTGACGAGGTGGCGGCCCTCGATGTCGGGGCCGGCCCCGTGGGGGTTGACGAGGCGCAGCAGGTCGCGTTCGGGTTCGGAGCGGGCGACGAAGGTGCCGCGCCGCCGGTAGCGCACCACCAGGCCGCGCCGCACGAGCTCCTGCACGGCCCGCTGCACGGTGACCCGGCTGACGCCGTGGGTCCGCGCCAGCTCGGCCTCGGTGGGCACCCGCGTGCCGGGGGGCCACTCACCTGAGGTGATCCGGGCCTCCAGTTCAGCCCGGATCATGTCGTACCGTGCGGCGTGCATTTTTTGAGTTAACCAATCGGGCATTTGATAAGTCAATACCGTCTTCCGGTGTTTCCGCCGGTGAAGCACCGCGCCCCGGGCGGCGGCCGCCGTCCGGGGCGCGGTTCGCCGGGGGCCGCTCCCCCGCCCGGCGGCCGCCCTACCGGAACGCGCGCAGCGCGGCGCGCAGGTCGCCCAGCAGGAGGCCGGGCTGCTCCAGCGCGGGGAAGTGCCCGCCCCGGTCGAACTCGGTCCAGCGCACGATCGGGTTGTCGCGCTCGGCCAGCCGCCGGACCGGCAGCATGATGTCCTCGGGGAACACCGCCACGGCCGTGGGCACACTCGACTCCGGCTCCGGCTCGCCCCAGGTCTCGACCCCCTCCTTGTAGTAGCGGGCGGAGGACCCGGCGGTGCGGGTGAACCAGTACAGCGACACGGTGGTCAGCATCGCGTCGCGGTCCACGGCGTCCTCGGGCGCGTTCGCGGAGTCGGTCCACGCCTTGAACCCGTCGGCGATCCAGGCGAGCTGGGCCACCGGCGAGTCGGTGAGCGCGTAGGCCATGAGCTGCGGCTTGGTGCTCTGGACGGCGGCGTAGCCGCTCAGCTCGTGGTCGTAGCGGTAGGACTTCTCGGCACTGCGCTTCTCGGCCTCCACCGAGAGGTCGGCGGTCTCGGCCGTGGCGCCGGCCGAGAACACCTGCGTCAGGTGCAGCGCCGCCATGTGCCCGGCGTCGATCAGCGCCAGCTCGCGCGACACCAGCGCCCCGAAGTCCTGGCCGTGGGCGGCGTAGCGGGTGTAACCCAGGCGGCGCATCAGCTCCTTCCAGGCCCGCGCCACGCGCGGCACCGACCACCCGGTCTCGCGGGTGGGGCCCGACAGCGTGAAGCCCGGCGGCGAGGGCACCACCACGTGGAAGGCGTCGGCCGGGTCGCCGCCGTGGGCGCGGGGGTCGGCCAGCGGGCCGATGAGCCGCTCGAACTCGGCGAACGACCCGGGCCAGCCGTGGGTGAGGACGAGCGGCAGCGCGTCGGGCTCGGGCGAGCGCACGTGCACGAAGTGCACGGGGTGGCCGTCCAGCTCGGTGGTGAAGTGCGGCAGCTGGTTGAGCCGCGCCTCCTGCGCCCGCCAGTCGAACCCGGTGCGCCAGTACTCCGCCAGTTCCCGCAGGTAGCCCAGCGGGATGCCGTAGGACCAGTCCTCGGCGGGGTCGTCGGGCCAGCGGGTGTTCTCCAGGCGGCGGGCGAGGTCGTCGAGGTCGGCCTGGGGCACCTCGATGCGCAGCGGCGTGATCGTTTCGGTCATGGCGGGCACGGTAGGCAGGGTGGCGGCCGGCTGCTGTCCGGGACTCCTGGGAGACTGCGGACCATGATGGAGACCTCGGCCCGGCTGCTGCGGCTGCTCGGCCTGCTGCAGACCCGCGCGGAGTGGTCGGGGGCCGAACTCGCCGAGCGCCTGGGGGTCAGCACCCGCACGGTCCGGCGCGACGTCGACCGGCTGCGCGGCCTGGACTACCCCGTCGAGGTCGACCTGGGGCCGGCCGGGGGCTACCGGCTGGGCGCGGGCGGGCGCCTGCCGCCGCTGCTGCTGGACGACGAGGAGGCGGTGGCCGTGGCCGTCGGGCTGCGCACGGCCGCCGGGAGCAACGTCGCCGGGATCGGCGAGGCGGCGCTGCGCGCGCTGGTCAAGCTGCGCCAGGTGCTGCCGCCGCGGCTGCGCGGCCGCGTGGGCGCCCTCGACATCGCCATGGTGCACGTTCCGGGCCTGCCCTCGGTCGACGCGGGCGATCTGGCCGCGATCGCCACCGCCTGCCGCGACCGGCGCCGCCTGCGGTTCGACTACCTCAGCCGCCCCGGCGAGGAGAGCGTGCGGCTGGTCGAGCCCCACCAACTGGTGGTGTGGGGCAGCCGCTGGTACCTGGTCGCCTGGGACCTCGACCGGGCCGACTGGCGCACCTTCCGGGTGGACCGCATGCGCGTGCGGCCCGGCACCGGCGCCCGGTTCACCCCGCGCGGGCTACCGGGCGGGGACGCGGCGGAGTTCGTCACCGCCGGCCTCGACCGGGCCTGGCCGCACCACGCCACGGTCCGGCTGCACGCCCCGGCGGACTCCCCCACCGCCCTGCGGGCGCGCACCTACGGGCGGGTGGAGCCGGTGGACGACCGCACCTGCCTGCTGCACTTCGGCGCCGACACCCTGCACTCGCTGGCCTTCCTGCTCGGCGCCCTGAAGGAGGACTTCGAGGTGGTGCGCCCGCCCGAACTGGCCGCCGAACTCCGCCGCCTGGCCGCGCGGTTCGTCCGCGGGGCCGAGGCGATGGAGGGGCGGTCAGCGAGGGCGGAGGCGGCCGGAAACGGTGGCGTCCACGGGGCCTGAGCCCCCCGGCTACCGCGCACGGCGGGGCCGCGCCGTGCGGTTCCCGCCGAGGCGCAACACGGGCGGCACCGCCGCGGGGTCGCGGTGCGCGGACTGCTGCGGGCCGCGCCCGGTGGCGACCTCCCTCAACGCGGGCCGCAGGCCGCAGGGGAAGTCGCGTACGCCCGCGCCGGCGGCCACGACGTAGGCGCGCGGGCGGACCAGGCCCAGGAAGGTGAACAGGCGCTTGGTCTCGACCTCGCGGACCCCGCGCGCCACCTCCGCCGGGCGCCGGTCGGGGTTGTGGCCGTCGGCGAAGTCGGTGGAGGAGATGTTGTCCTTGCCCTTCCGCAGCGCCTCCTTCTTGAACGCCGCGGCCTGGGGGTAGCCGTACCGGGAGTCCAGGGTGAAGCAGACGACGTGCAGGCGGCCGGTGATGCCCTCGATGTTGCGCAGCGCCGAGGCGCGCTCCCAGGCCGCGCGCACCTCGGGGGAGGCGTCCGGCGGCCCCCCCGAAGTGGGTTTCGTGGGTGACGCGCATGGACAGCGCCGCGCCGGGGTCGGCGTGGTTGCCCTCGGGGTGGAGCAGGGGCGCGCTGGCGACCGCGGCGGGAAAGCCCCGCGTCATGAGGAGGGCGCTGAGGAAGCCGCCGTAGGAGAAGCCGTAGGCGGCCATGCGGTTGGTGTTCACCGCCAGCCGCGGGTCGGCCTTACCCCGGGCCACGACGGCGGCGACGGCGGCCTCCAAGTGGTCCACCTCGGTGGTGCCCGCCCTGCCGTAGATGCTCGTCCGCCAGTCGCGGCCGTACCCGCCCGAACCGGCGTAGTCGGGCAGCACCAGCACCGCCCCCGCCTTGACCGCCATCTGGGAGACCTCCGAGGGCGGGGCGTTGGGGGTGCTGGAGACCGGCCCGCCGTGCACGTCCAGCAGCAGGGGGTACCCGCCCGGGGGCGGCGGGGAGGTCGGGGTGACCACCACGACCGAGAGCCGGCCGCCTGCGGGCTCGGCCACGTCGACCCACAGGCGCTGATGACGGGCGTCGCCCGCCCCCAGCAGCGGCGGCTTGGCCGGTGCGAAGGGGAAGGCCGCGCCGGCGGTGGAGCGGTACTCCGCCGCGCTGAACATGTCCTGCGACCGGTACTCGACGCTGCCGTCGGGGCGGGCGGCCACGTCCCGCACCGTGCCGGGCCGGGTGGGCACCAGGTCGGGCCGCGCGTCGGGCCGGGTGGTGTCGAAGCGGTAGACGCGCTGGTCGAAGCCGTCGGTGAACACCGCCACCACGGTCCGCCCGTCGGGCGCGTACGACGCCTGGGGGAGCCACCACGAGGTCCAGCGCTGGACGAATTCCCCGACGACAGCCTCCCGGGAGAGCCGCCGCTCGTCGGTCGGGTCGTCGGCGTCGGCCACCACCAGGCTCCGCAGGTTGTCGTCGGGGCCCTCGCGGAACAGCAGGAGTTCGTGGGATCGGGGGTCCGGGCTGAACTGGACCGGCACGACGGACACGCCGTCGCGGTCGCCCACCCGCCGCACGGGGGAGCCGTCGGCGGTGCGGCGCACGTCGGCCCAGGCGCCGCCGATGGCGCCGTTGACGAAGGCCACCAGCGTGCCGTCGGCCGACAGCACCGGGCCGTTGAGGAGCGCGGAGTCGTCCGAGGCGATCTCGCGCACGGCACCGTCGGGTTCGGCCACATAGACCCCGAAGCGCTTCCCGCCGGGCGGCAGTTCGCCGTCGAACCCCAGGGCGAACGCG encodes:
- a CDS encoding GntR family transcriptional regulator — protein: MHAARYDMIRAELEARITSGEWPPGTRVPTEAELARTHGVSRVTVQRAVQELVRRGLVVRYRRRGTFVARSEPERDLLRLVNPHGAGPDIEGRHLVTEARVVAAADAGASAGPAGAGPAAGFAPDTPVVLLRRVKLDAAENPIATERAVIPFALVPRLLEEPLEDLTTVAYFRATGVPIHRSRLYVEPVALPESEAEPLRTAAGRPVFRLRRNIWLADGGLAEVFQSHLLPDQSPFYIEQSLAPVPPPAEESL
- a CDS encoding helix-turn-helix transcriptional regulator produces the protein MMETSARLLRLLGLLQTRAEWSGAELAERLGVSTRTVRRDVDRLRGLDYPVEVDLGPAGGYRLGAGGRLPPLLLDDEEAVAVAVGLRTAAGSNVAGIGEAALRALVKLRQVLPPRLRGRVGALDIAMVHVPGLPSVDAGDLAAIATACRDRRRLRFDYLSRPGEESVRLVEPHQLVVWGSRWYLVAWDLDRADWRTFRVDRMRVRPGTGARFTPRGLPGGDAAEFVTAGLDRAWPHHATVRLHAPADSPTALRARTYGRVEPVDDRTCLLHFGADTLHSLAFLLGALKEDFEVVRPPELAAELRRLAARFVRGAEAMEGRSARAEAAGNGGVHGA
- a CDS encoding FAD-dependent oxidoreductase — translated: MTRPRIGIVGTGTIGTMAAWRAAERGAEVVAFDLDAPGHDRGAAGGESRIFRTAYMEGRRYIPLLQRAEGLWRELEDRTGRRLLDLCGGLSIGPADDPRMREIVEGAREYGLAHRVLTSEEAAERYPQHPVGPDETAVLDPRAGVVRPDAALAAAALRAEELGARVHRYTGVEAVEPHGSGWSVAAGGRRHDLDRLVLALGPWSAAPGTFARGLLESAGLAAAGLEARQIPMCWFPARDPGALVPGPNPVVIRVGEYGYSCFPVMDGVSVKVSPHSAPRPAVAHPGELPPRAAPGVVATARETVRRHLPALHPDPSRTAVYADLFSPDGHALLGPLPGSPGAVLATGFSAHGFKLSPLFGEVIADLAIEDRPGRQAHRETPGAAAAPGTPAPRHARNGDETMPESAVSTAVVITSALLVMGAGALIAFYYGRRAATSDDWIVGGRSLPLRVVVFSQFATASGGGVLVAHVGIGYAWGWSVLVYELACTVGFLLLVLLAKWLRSQEFDTVPQVLSRLFGRDTKVVAIAALCSIVVPFGWLATQFVAFARLFSQLTGLSLPILIAVMAVASLLFVLPGGLLSVAWSDYIFGVFMLVVTVFVVGYAIYAAGGVDAITTRVPEELWSPSSITLVGWPTILLWVFAIVPGTLTNQLYYQRIFATKDMSNVRRSLVVSGLMMLIAGVYAGVLGLAVRAMGADFSVAERELAAGWFIGRLPLWVMAVFAGFLVATIVSTTSSALHSVTTNLVRDLYQGIRGGDRPERELVRMSQLITVGVTVTAALLAIAFPRALDWLVATYAYSAATLAVPIFVGFALRNRVRLTPGIALTAMGSGLVGCAAAHIAGTEVPYAVYGIAVSLAGMLVAVAVRRGVGGGDRTPAPTA
- a CDS encoding NAD(P)/FAD-dependent oxidoreductase, with amino-acid sequence MRIAIIGAGVVGLSIARELAGRGDDVTVYEAVRPGAGTSSTSFAWVNSHAKEPLSYHDLNLAGVRAHHALHAELADGPRWFHPTGNLEWASTPEHEAALKASVERLRDRGYAAEWIGADDARTLEPGARIPDSVTGAVLFPDEGYVLPGEYLARLLTDALARGVRLVCPAPVRAVAADAEGARVTLADGTVETADAVISAVGRWTEELAATAGITIPMADPEGVGSATVGYLAYTEPAPVRLERVLTTSRLNARPEGGGRLVLQGLDLDAQADPAAPPLGPDSPVARELTARLAEVMTGGEHARVAEVRVGRRALPADGLTVCGFADADTHRRLYVVATHSGITLAPALAEWVTEEVHTATEVPALADFRPTRFTTESRPTTTLTQVRLPGQQ
- a CDS encoding epoxide hydrolase family protein, with the protein product MTETITPLRIEVPQADLDDLARRLENTRWPDDPAEDWSYGIPLGYLRELAEYWRTGFDWRAQEARLNQLPHFTTELDGHPVHFVHVRSPEPDALPLVLTHGWPGSFAEFERLIGPLADPRAHGGDPADAFHVVVPSPPGFTLSGPTRETGWSVPRVARAWKELMRRLGYTRYAAHGQDFGALVSRELALIDAGHMAALHLTQVFSAGATAETADLSVEAEKRSAEKSYRYDHELSGYAAVQSTKPQLMAYALTDSPVAQLAWIADGFKAWTDSANAPEDAVDRDAMLTTVSLYWFTRTAGSSARYYKEGVETWGEPEPESSVPTAVAVFPEDIMLPVRRLAERDNPIVRWTEFDRGGHFPALEQPGLLLGDLRAALRAFR